The Planctomycetia bacterium sequence TGTTGCCGGCTCGGGCTGCCGGTCGAGCGCCCCGTGCAGATCGAGTTGCCGAAATAGAGCGCAGCCGCAGGCTACTTCGATTGGGAATACTGCACTTCCCGTTCGTGTTGCTCGGCTCTCCTCTCCTTCAATCGTTCCCACGATACGGTCTTCGCTTTAGCCGGCTTGCGATCTATTCTTCGCAGGACGAAGCGAGAGTTGCAGGAGATGGATCAGCCGCTTCTCGTCTTGGCGCAAACCGGCGCGCGAAGCTCCATTTTTCGCCTTCGACTTCGGACGCAGAAGAGGCAAGAGCGAGCCGTCTTCATACGCTTCGATTACGGCCGGATGAATGTAACATTTGCGGCAAACGCTCGGCGTGTTTCCCAAACTCTCCGCAACTTCCTTCACCGCGGCCGCCAGAGCGCGACGAACACCGGTCTTGGAGGGAGGCGTTGCCTGCCGTGTCAAGGCCGCGGCTGCGAGCAACGAGCCGCTCCATGTTCGGAAGTCTTTCGCCGTGAAGTCTTGCCCGGAAATCTCGCGCAGGTAATCGTTCACATCGCTTGAGTCGATCGAGCGCCGCTCTACCTGCTCATCGAGATACTGGAAAAGCTCGTAGCCGGGTAAGTCGCGGCAGCGCTTCACGATTTTCGCGAGTCGCCGATCTTCGACCTCGATCGAATGCATTACGCCGCTCTTGCCGCGAAACTCGAATTGGATCCGGTCACCGCGAACCGAGGCGTGCCGATCGCGAAACGTCGTGAGCCCGTAGGAATCGTTCTCTTGGGCATATTCTTCGTTGCCGACCCGGATGCGGCTTGTTTCGAGCAAGCGCACGATGGTCGCCAAGACGCGCTCGCGCGGAATGCCGCGCCGCGCAAGATCATGCGCCACGCGGCGGCGAATGCGCGGCAGCGTTGCAGCGAAGAGGAGCATTCGTCCGTATTTTTCTTCGTCGCGAAACGTCCGCCAGCGCTCATGGTAGCGATATTGCTTTCTCCCCCGGGCATCGCGCCCGGTCGCTTGCAGATGGCCGTTGGGCCAAGGACAAATCCACACGTCTTTCCACGCCGGAGGGATAACTAGAGCCCGAATCCGCGCGAGAGTCTCCGCGTTGCGGAGCGTTCGGCCGGTGGGGCCGAGATAGCGAAAGCCATTGCCGGCCCTGTGGCGCGTGATGCCTTGCTTGTCATCGCTCGCATAGCGCAACGACGCATCGTGGGCGGCTGCGACCGCCGGATCGAGTGCTCGTCGATGTCCCTTCGACATGATTCATCTTTCTCAATTCGTGGGTGGCTCCGACACGGAAACAAACGAACCGTCGAAACCGCACAAAGCTAAGGCAAGTCTTATGCCGCACGGCAAGACGTGCTTCGACGAAGTATGGAACGTCTCGCAACACGATCAACATATGTCGTAGGAGCGACGGAGCCCTGGTGGCCGATCGGCCGGCAAGTGCGATAGCTGGCGACCGGTTGGCGGCAAAGCAGGTTGGACGGTCTGCTGCCAAGCCTCAGCAGTAGGGCCTGTTTAGGCCGGCACTTTCGAAGGTTACTGATTTTTGATGCGTCTCTCTTTTACGTCGGTTTCGCGCTCATTAACGGCATTTGCGACGCTCTCGAACGAGGGCGAAAACCGTATGGTGGCGCGAGAGGGAAAAGCGTAGCGATCGTAACGGCACACTTCTTGCTTAATCGGAAGTCATCGCGATCTCGGTCGCACGCCCATTTCTCGTTTCGCCGAATCCGGCAGTTTCATTCTCAGGAGATTCACTTATGAACATGACTCGCTTATCGATGCTGGCCGCATTATTGGCCCTCGGCCTCGTCGGGCCGAACCTCGTTTCCGCCGAAGACAAAGCCGCTCCAAGCGGTCCCGTCATCTACCGCTTCGGCGATTTGAAAGATCTAAATGTCGACAATCAGAAGAACGAAAAACTCGGCGAGATCGAAGACATCGTCTACGACACCGACAGCGGCCGAATCACCTATGCCGCCGTTTCGTTCGGTGGTTTCCTCGGAGTCGGCGACAAGATGTTCGCCGTACCGTGGCATGCTTTGAAGCCCGAGCTCGATACGGTAAACAACAAGCACCATATTCGGATGAACGCCGATAAGGAATCGTTGAAGGATGCCCCGGGCTTCGATACCGCCCATTGGCCGAACGTCGGCGATGCCAAGTGGTCTGCCGATGTGGATAAGTTCTATCCTGCGGCGGTCGGCACCGAAGCTCAACCGGCTCCGCGTGCCACGGCCCGTGCTTCCGCGCTGGTCGGCATGAACGTCAAGAACTCGCAAGGTGAAAACCTGGGCGAAGTGAAAGACGTCGTCTTCGATATCAGCAAGGGGCAGATCGGCTACGTCGCCGTGTCGTTCGGTGGGTTCCTCGGAGTCGGCGAGAAGTTGTTCGCCGTGCCGTTCCAAGCTTTGGATTCGGCGAAAGACGGGAACTCGTACCACCTCGTCTTGAACATCGACAAGGCGACACTCGAAAAAGCCCCGAGCTTCGACAAGAACAGCTGGCCGAACTTCGCCGACCCGAACTGGGCCCGCGACATCGACGCCGCATACGGTAACCGGACTCCGAAGCAATAGCTTTGGAAAACAAGTTCTCCGCCGGCCGAGGAATACTTCGGATCCATCGGCCGGCGCGAGAACGTTTGAATCACGAAGATCGCAGCAGAACGGACTCGTTGAACTTTTAAGCTCAGTCTTTTTTTATTTTGCAGGAGTAGTAGTCATGGTCGTCGCCGTAAAGAATCATCCCCGTCATCTTCAAGAAGCCGATCTCCCGACTCCCGCTGCGATCGCTCAATTGACGAGCGAAATCCGCAACGAATGGGACTCCAACGAACAACATCGTCGTTTGAAATCGGCTTACCTGCGCCAAATCTGGCTCGTCGACGGCGTGCTCGACCATCGCTTAGATCAACGCCTCACGAACGGCTAATGAACTCCAACGGCGGCTCTTCCCTAAAGCGAAATTTCAATCAAGGATCCCGCCGATGCCGAATTCATTTTGGGCTGAAGATCGAAAACTACCGAAGTTTTCCGAAATGTCGGAAGACGTCACTATCGATGTTGCGATCGTCGGCGGAGGTATTACCGGAATCACGACCGCCTATCTCTTGAAGCAAGCCGGCCTGACCGTGGCGCTGCTCGAGAAGGGTACGATCGCCCAAGCGGAAACCGGACATACGACCGCACATCTGACCTATGTCACCGATGAGCGATTGCCAGATCTCGTAAGCTCGCTCGGCCGTGATCATGCCCGCGCCTTCTGGGAAGCGGGCGAAGCGGCGCTGCTCCAGATCGACGATCTCGTCGAAGCGGAAGCGATCGCCTGCGATTTCGGTTGGGCTCCCGCTTATTTGCACGAACCTTGGCAGCTCGCCAACACGTCGCACAAGACCTCGCTTTCCGAAGACGCCGCGCTGGCTGAGGAATTCGGCTTCCATGCGACCTTCGTGGATGTCGTTCCGCTTGCGAACAGCGCCGGAGTTCGGTTCGCGAACCAAGCGAAGTTTCATCCGTTGAAGTATCTCGCCGGCCTCGTCGCGCGAATCGCCGGCGACGGCAGCTATGTCTTCGAGCGCGCGGAAGTGACGGAAATCAAAGACGAGCCGTTGCGGCTGAAGTGCGGCGAGCGTCAGGTGCATTGCGGCAAGGTAGTCGTCGCGACGCATGTCCCGCTGATGGGAATCGCCGGACTGATGCAAGCGAGCTTTTTGCAAACCAAGCTCGCCCTCTATAGCAGCTACGCGATCGGCGCTCGGCTCCCGCTCGATAGCCTCCCCGAAGCGATGTTTTGGGACATTTCGGATCCCTACTATTACCTACGCGTCGATCGGCGCGACGATCACGACTACGTCATCTTCGGCGGCGAAGACCATAAGACCGGACAAGTGCGCGAGACCGCCGATCAGTATCGCAAGCTCGAACAATTGCTGCGCTCGATCTTGCCGCGAGCCGAGGTAACGCACCGCTGGTCGGGCCAAGTGATCGAAACCAGCGATGCGATGCCGTACATCGGCGAGTTTGCGAAGGGGCAGTACATTGCGACCGGCTTCGGCGGCAACGGCATGACCCTCGGCACGCTCTCGGCCATGATGATCCGCGACTCCGTGCTCGGCCGTACGAATCCTTGGAGCGAGCTCTTCGACCCGCATCGAACCGGCCTCCGCGGCGGCACCTGGGACTACCTCAAAGAAAACTCCGACTATCCGTACTATCTGATCCGCGATCGCATTCGCGGGGCCGACGCAAGCTCGATCGAGGATGTGCGGCCCGGCGAAGGAAAGATCGTCCGTATCGAAGGGCACCCCGTTGCCGTTTCTCGCGACGACCAGGGAGAGCTTTCGGCCGTCTCGGCAAGCTGCACGCATCTCGGCTGCCTTGTGCATTGGAACGGCGCGGAAAAAACCTGGGACTGCCCCTGCCACGGCTCGCGCTTTCGTTGCGACGGCGGCATCATCGCCGGCCCTGCCGAAACGCCCCTTGCGAAACAAGAAATTCACGCGACATCCGCGGACAAACACTAACTCACGACGAGCACCGCTCGCCGTTCAACGGAGAAGGATTCCAGCATGGCAACGATCACGACATCCGAAACGATCGCGGAGAAACAAGAACGCCCGGTGCGTGTCGGCGTGTTTTCCGATGTCCCACATGCCGACGAAGCCGTGGCTCGGCTCCTGCAAGCGGGCTTCTCGCGCGATAACCTCAGCATCGTCTGCTCCGATGAAACGATACGCGCCCACTACGACGGCATCACTACCGAAGAACCGGCCGGCTCGCATACGCCGCTGGCCGTGGCTGCCGGGGGAACCATCGGTGCGATCGGCGGATTCGCCTTGGCGGCGGTCGGTGCCGGTTTCGGGAACCCGGCGCTACTTGCAACCGGGGGACTCGCGTTCTGGAGCGGTGGAATTGTCGGCGGGTTGGTCGCGGCGATGATGACGCGCGGCATCGAGAAGTCGGCCGCCGAACTCTACTCGCAAGCGCTGACCGATAACAAGATTCTCGTCGCTGTGGAGTCGCACGAAGCCGATGCGGCCTCGTCGCTCGCGAAAGCGGAAAAGATTCTCCACGATGCCGGCGCCGAGCCGTTGGCGTTGCCCGAAGGCTAATCTCGGCGACGGCTTCGCGATCATGGGTCTTGTCCCGCATCGCAATCGCCGGCCGGCACTTCGAAGGCGGCTCATTGAAAACGAGACGTCCGGTTTGCGTTGCCGAACGCTTCAACTTCGTTTCTTCGGATCGACGGCGGGCGACGTCGGGGGCACGATCGGAGTCACTGTCGGATGCACGGCCGAGCCGATCTCCGGCAAGATTCCGAGCCGAATATAATGCGGCCGCACGATCTCGCGCAGCCGCCGCAACTGCGAGCCGAAGACGAGCGCCCCAGTGCCGCAACTGATCGCTGCGATGAAGAGCGCCGTCGAGAGTCCGTAGCGGCTCGCGATCGTTCCTGCCGCTAGGCTGCCGATCGGCGCGAGGCCGACGAACGCCATCGTGTAGAAGCTCATCACGCGTCCTCGCTTGTCTTCATCGACGAGTGTTTGCACGAGAATGTTCGACGCTCCCATTTGCACCATCATCCCGAAACCGACGACGACGAGCGCCGCCAGCGATTGCCACAGCACGCTCGAAAAGGCCAACACCGCAAGCCCGGCGGCTAGCAACAACGGTGCAACGGCGATCCAGCGTCCGAGCCCGACGACGGTCGTTCGCGTAGCGAGAAACACGGCGCCGCACAGCGCTCCGAGGCCCGAAGCGATCGTGAGCATGCCGAACGTTCCTTCGGCGCCGCCGAGCGTTTGCACGGCGATCAGCGGCAGCAGCACGCTATAAGATGTTCCGGCCATGCTGACGAGCGCGACGAGCAACAAGATGGCCCGAATCGGCGCGAAGCGCGCGACGTAAAGAAACCCGTCGTAAAGTTTCCGCGAGACGCCGACCACGTTCGTCGGTCGTTGTCGCGGGACGACACGCATCGCACGCAGTGCAAACAACACGGCGATATAGCTCAGCGCGTTGAGCAAGAAACAGATCGCCGGCCCGACGGCGTCGAGCAGCACCGCAGCCAGAGCAGGGCCGACCAGTCGGGCTCCGTTGAACATCGACGAATTCAGCGAGATGGCGTTCGACAGATGTTCCTTATCGTCAATCATCTCCGAAAGGAACGCTTGCCGCGCCGGCATATCGAAGGCGTTGATGAGCCCGAGCATGACGGAGAGAACGAGAATCCAAGCGACGGTGATCTCGCCGCTGAACATCAGCCCGGTGAGGAGAAACGCTTGAGCCATCGCCAGCGTTTGCGTAAGCATAATCAGCCGGTGGCGATTCACATGGTCGGCCAACACGCCGGCAACCGGCGCAAGGAAAAATGCCGGGATCTGTCCTGCGAACCCGACCAGCCCGAGCCAATAAGCCGAGGCGTCCTGCAAGTCGGTCGCTTGATTGCGCGTGAGCGTGAACACGACCCACGCCATCGCGACTTGCTGCATCCAAGTGCCGGTCAGCGAAATTCCTTGGCCGGCGAAGAAGAGCCTAAAATTGCGATGCGATAACGCACGAAGTGCCCCTTGCTTTGCCATGACGAAGTTCGACTGCCGCAAACTGAGCCGCACTTGCGAAAGAATTATAAAGTCTTGAGATACTCGAGCACGGCTTGCTTCTCAGGCTCGCTCAAGGCCTCGGGAAACGTATGTCCCGCGGCGCTCTTGCCCCGCAGTCGCGTATCGAAATAACGCCGCACTAGGCGATGATCGCTTTGATCTTTCTTCGGCAACTCTTCCATCCGCGTGACTTCGAGCCCTACTTTCTCCCGGTCGTATCCGTCGTCGCTCCGCTTCCAAACCGTGGGCCGCGTCGCAGGGTGCATGAGATCCCGGAGCGTCGGCACGGAGCCGTTGTGCAAATAAGGAGCCGAGGCCCAGACGCCGTCGAGCGGCGGAGCGATATAGCCGCCGGGATCGGCGATGATCTCCAGCGGCGTTCCTCGCGCGAACCACGACGCGCCGTACATCTTGCGACCGTCTACCGTGAGCGCTTCGAGCCGCACCCGGTCGGTTCCTACTTCATCGATCGGAATGATCTTCTCCGGCCAGCCGGCTACGGGACTCTTGTCGTCGTAGCGGCCGTGGCAAGTCGCGCAGTGGTTATTGAAGATCATCTTGCCGGTCGACGCGAGTTGCGCATCGATCGGAAAGGGATACTTCGGCGCTTCCAGCGAAAGAATCCAAGCTTCGATGTCGCGATAGTCGGCTTCCCATTCCGTGAACTTGTCGGGCCCGTTGCGCGGGATCAACAAGAACTGCATGAGAGCTCGCGGGCTGCGCGGCGCGAAGCCGTCGACATAGAGTCGCGATTTTCGTTTGTAATGCCACCACGGAATCGCGTCGAGATCGTGGTGCGTCAGCTTAGGGAGCGTCCGATCGCGATGAAAGGTCAGGTCGGGATCGCGATACGAAAGCAAGATCTGACCGAACATCACCGCGTTGGTCGTGCCGATGCTGCCGCCGAGCGGATACAGCAGCGAGCCGTTGTCCATGTGCGTGAAGCGTTTGCCTTGCGCATACTTCACGGCGCGCACGTCTTCGGTGAGCGTTTGCAGATCGTAGAGCGAGTTGGGTGCGCCGTAGACGACCTTGCCCGCCACCTTACCGGTGTGGCACGCGAGACAATTCATCGTCCAACCATCGCCGGGGCTCGGCGTATATTGCAACGCCGTACGCTGCGATCCGGCGGGATGTTCGGTGAGCCCGTAACGCTCGAGCGTCAGCTTGCGGCGTTCTTCGGGCGAGGCGCTCTCGGCGCGCAAGCGAGCTTCGCGCTCCCAGACGGTATACAGCGCATCGAACACAGCTTGATCGAAGTCTTGCGTGAGATACGGCTTCGTCGTGAGTAAACGAAACCCTCGCTCCGCCGGCGTTTCGGCCTGCGCTGCGGGCTTTGCTTCCGTAGCCCCGCCGTCGGCAGCCGCCGCACGTGACGCAGCTACCGCCGCGATCGAAATCAAAACGAAGGCCGCGAACCGGCGGCAACGCCCACGAACGGAGTCGGAACATCTTCGCGCAGCGGATCTTCCACGGTCGAACATGAACGGCTCGACTACTTCTTTTTCCCGGCGGTTGCGAGATCCTTGCCCGCGATCAACTCTTCGAGCTGTTTCGGGATTTCTTCGATGTCGCCGATGCCGATATGCACGACCTGCACGACTCCCTTGCGATCGATGAAGACGGTTTGCGGAACCGGCTCGACTTTGTATTTCTGCATGATCTTATTGTCGGTGTCGAGCACGACGTTGAGGTCGAGCTTCTTCAGCGCCAGGAACTCCTTCACGATCGATTCTTCTTCTTGCAGGTTGACCGCGACGAATACGACACCATCGGCCTTGTGCTTGGCCGTCATCTCGGCGAGCTTCGGAAGTCCGGCGACGCACGGCGGGCACCAAGTGGCCCAGAAATCGACGACGACGATCTTGCCAGCCAAGTCGGCGAGCTTTACCGTCTCGCCTTTCAGGTTCTTCCCTTCGAACGCCGGGGCCGGCTTGCCGACCAGCGTCATCGCGGCGGGAGCTTCAAGATCGTCGACGAGCGTGGCATCCGACGGCGGATCGATCTTAAACGTATCGGCCGAGGCCGCTGCGCCGTACGCCCAATGGTCGAACGACACCTTGAGGCTCAGCTCGATACCCGGCGGGAGCTTGCGTCCGTTTTTCGCGGCGATCTCCGAAACGTTCGGCACGACCGAGAGCAAGTGCGGGGCCGGGTCGGTCGAGAACCACCAATCGGTATGCACGCCGTCGTCGACGACCCGCAGATGATGCCGCTTCGCCCCTTCGACCTCTTCCGCACCGACGTATTCGATCCCGCCGTAGTTGGCGAGAATCTTCTCGAGCGCGGTCCCGGCCAATGCATCGCCGACGATAGATAGCCCTTGCTGTTGATTGAAGCTGACCAAGACCAAGGATTTGTCGAGTTCGGAGAACGAAGCGGGTGCGGCACCCAGCGTGTACATCCCTTTCTTCGCGTCGAGCCGGTAGAGCTTCTCGCCATTGCTGATGAGAGTCGAGCCGTCGGCTTTCTTCGACTTCAGCGCCAGTTTGTTCGGCCGCTCGGCGGCAAACGAATAACTTTCGGAATCGGCTTGCACGGGCATGCCGTTTTGCGTCACGGTGAAGGCCGCTTGGGTATCGCACTGCAACGTCTTCGTCGCGGCGATGGCCGCGTACCAAGCGGTCAGGACTTTCTCGGCCTCGGGAGCGACCTTTGCCGAACTCGGCTCGGGCTTCTTCTCGTCGGTTTTCTTATCTTCCGTTTTCTTCTCGTCCGACTTCGGTTCTTCGGCCTTCTTCGGCTCGACCTTATTTTCTACGACTTTATTCTCTGCCGTCTTCTTCTCCTCTACCTTTTGAACTTCGGCCTTTTGAGCTTCGGCTTTCGTGCTGCTTTCCTGGTTGCAGCCGACGCCGGTCAACCAAAGGGCCGCGATCGAAACAAGAACGAGGAAGCGATTCATGGCGAAGTTTCCTAAAAATCGAATAAACACATTGTCGCACGCATCACCGCATGCGTTGCCGCACATCGTCGGGGAGGCGCACGGCGATCCTGCACGTCGAAACCACCGGAGTTAGACTACCGAGGACGGGACGGAGCGACAAGACGAACGCCGCTCGCGTGCCGTGCCCACGAGTGGGAAACGAGGCGGACAGTTGGTGGCGAGAACGAGTCGAAAGCGGTTCGTCGCTCGGCGAAGAGGCCGGCGATGGTCTGTCCTTCGCCGCCCCTCGGAGGATATAATCTTGCGAAGTCGAAGCACGCCGGCGTGCATTTCGACGTGAGTTTCGCGTTTCTTCGTACGAGATGCCGCCGCCATGTTTCGTCGGATGTTTAAAAGCAAGATCCATCGCGCCGTGGTCACGGGCGCCGATCTCAATTATGAGGGAAGCCTGACGATCGACTCGGCCCTCTTGGAGGCCGCCGACATTTTGCCGAACGAAGCGGTCCACGTCTGGGACGTAACGAACGGCGTGCGGCTCACGACCTACGCCATCGCCGGCGAACGAAACTCGGGCATGATGTGCGTCAACGGGGCAGGGGCCCATCTCATCAAGCCGGGCGACATCATCATCGTCGCGACGTTCGTCGACCTCACGGACGAAGAAGCCCGCCGGCATAAGCCGAGCGTGATTTTCGTGGATGAGAAGAATCGTCAGACGGAAAAGAAGTAGAAAGATGTCGATCGACGAGCGTCAGTGATCTCGCCGTTTTCAGCGGCGTGCTTCGCTCAGCTCGTTCAACGAGCCCGCGAGAAAAACTACCGGCTTCACGCTTGCTCTCGTCGCCGTAGCTCGGCTTGGACTTCTTCCCAAGTGTAAGTCTGAGCCTGACCCGCATCGAAGTCCGCGGAACGCTGCCGCACGACTTCGTCCCAGGATTCATCATACGGTCGCCCACCGCTCTCGACGGCCGCGGTTTGCAGCGCATCGATTAAGGCCCATTGCTCTTGCGGAGGAAGAGACAACGCTTGCTGTAGGATCGATTGAACGTCGGGCGACATCGGCGTACTCCCTATTTTTCGACAACTATATCGTAATCGAAATAAGAGGAGGTTGCCTACTAAAACTACGGCCCGTCGTTCTTACGGATCATATCCCAAGTTCGGCGCCAGCCAGCGTTCGACTTCCGCGACCGGAATTCCTTTTCGCTTTGCGTATGCCTCGGCTTGGTCGCGCGTGATTCGATCGACGGCGAAGTACTTCGAGTCCGGATGCGCGAAGTAGAGTCCGCTTACAGCCGCCGCCGGATGCATGGCATACGACTCCGTGAGCATGATGCCGGTCGCCTCTTCGGCTTGCAGCAGATCGAACAGCGTTCGCTTCTCCGTATGGTCGGGACACGCAGGATAACCCGGCGCCGGTCGGATGCCGCGATACTGTTCGTCGACGAGCTCTTCCTGCGAAAGCTTTTCGTCGCGACCGTATCCCCACTCGCGCCGGGCACGCACATGCAGATATTCGGCGAAAGCTTCGGCAAAGCGG is a genomic window containing:
- a CDS encoding DNA topoisomerase IB, whose protein sequence is MSKGHRRALDPAVAAAHDASLRYASDDKQGITRHRAGNGFRYLGPTGRTLRNAETLARIRALVIPPAWKDVWICPWPNGHLQATGRDARGRKQYRYHERWRTFRDEEKYGRMLLFAATLPRIRRRVAHDLARRGIPRERVLATIVRLLETSRIRVGNEEYAQENDSYGLTTFRDRHASVRGDRIQFEFRGKSGVMHSIEVEDRRLAKIVKRCRDLPGYELFQYLDEQVERRSIDSSDVNDYLREISGQDFTAKDFRTWSGSLLAAAALTRQATPPSKTGVRRALAAAVKEVAESLGNTPSVCRKCYIHPAVIEAYEDGSLLPLLRPKSKAKNGASRAGLRQDEKRLIHLLQLSLRPAKNRSQAG
- a CDS encoding PRC-barrel domain-containing protein gives rise to the protein MNMTRLSMLAALLALGLVGPNLVSAEDKAAPSGPVIYRFGDLKDLNVDNQKNEKLGEIEDIVYDTDSGRITYAAVSFGGFLGVGDKMFAVPWHALKPELDTVNNKHHIRMNADKESLKDAPGFDTAHWPNVGDAKWSADVDKFYPAAVGTEAQPAPRATARASALVGMNVKNSQGENLGEVKDVVFDISKGQIGYVAVSFGGFLGVGEKLFAVPFQALDSAKDGNSYHLVLNIDKATLEKAPSFDKNSWPNFADPNWARDIDAAYGNRTPKQ
- a CDS encoding FAD-dependent oxidoreductase, coding for MPNSFWAEDRKLPKFSEMSEDVTIDVAIVGGGITGITTAYLLKQAGLTVALLEKGTIAQAETGHTTAHLTYVTDERLPDLVSSLGRDHARAFWEAGEAALLQIDDLVEAEAIACDFGWAPAYLHEPWQLANTSHKTSLSEDAALAEEFGFHATFVDVVPLANSAGVRFANQAKFHPLKYLAGLVARIAGDGSYVFERAEVTEIKDEPLRLKCGERQVHCGKVVVATHVPLMGIAGLMQASFLQTKLALYSSYAIGARLPLDSLPEAMFWDISDPYYYLRVDRRDDHDYVIFGGEDHKTGQVRETADQYRKLEQLLRSILPRAEVTHRWSGQVIETSDAMPYIGEFAKGQYIATGFGGNGMTLGTLSAMMIRDSVLGRTNPWSELFDPHRTGLRGGTWDYLKENSDYPYYLIRDRIRGADASSIEDVRPGEGKIVRIEGHPVAVSRDDQGELSAVSASCTHLGCLVHWNGAEKTWDCPCHGSRFRCDGGIIAGPAETPLAKQEIHATSADKH
- a CDS encoding MFS transporter — encoded protein: MAKQGALRALSHRNFRLFFAGQGISLTGTWMQQVAMAWVVFTLTRNQATDLQDASAYWLGLVGFAGQIPAFFLAPVAGVLADHVNRHRLIMLTQTLAMAQAFLLTGLMFSGEITVAWILVLSVMLGLINAFDMPARQAFLSEMIDDKEHLSNAISLNSSMFNGARLVGPALAAVLLDAVGPAICFLLNALSYIAVLFALRAMRVVPRQRPTNVVGVSRKLYDGFLYVARFAPIRAILLLVALVSMAGTSYSVLLPLIAVQTLGGAEGTFGMLTIASGLGALCGAVFLATRTTVVGLGRWIAVAPLLLAAGLAVLAFSSVLWQSLAALVVVGFGMMVQMGASNILVQTLVDEDKRGRVMSFYTMAFVGLAPIGSLAAGTIASRYGLSTALFIAAISCGTGALVFGSQLRRLREIVRPHYIRLGILPEIGSAVHPTVTPIVPPTSPAVDPKKRS
- a CDS encoding cytochrome c → MISIAAVAASRAAAADGGATEAKPAAQAETPAERGFRLLTTKPYLTQDFDQAVFDALYTVWEREARLRAESASPEERRKLTLERYGLTEHPAGSQRTALQYTPSPGDGWTMNCLACHTGKVAGKVVYGAPNSLYDLQTLTEDVRAVKYAQGKRFTHMDNGSLLYPLGGSIGTTNAVMFGQILLSYRDPDLTFHRDRTLPKLTHHDLDAIPWWHYKRKSRLYVDGFAPRSPRALMQFLLIPRNGPDKFTEWEADYRDIEAWILSLEAPKYPFPIDAQLASTGKMIFNNHCATCHGRYDDKSPVAGWPEKIIPIDEVGTDRVRLEALTVDGRKMYGASWFARGTPLEIIADPGGYIAPPLDGVWASAPYLHNGSVPTLRDLMHPATRPTVWKRSDDGYDREKVGLEVTRMEELPKKDQSDHRLVRRYFDTRLRGKSAAGHTFPEALSEPEKQAVLEYLKTL
- a CDS encoding redoxin domain-containing protein, translating into MNRFLVLVSIAALWLTGVGCNQESSTKAEAQKAEVQKVEEKKTAENKVVENKVEPKKAEEPKSDEKKTEDKKTDEKKPEPSSAKVAPEAEKVLTAWYAAIAATKTLQCDTQAAFTVTQNGMPVQADSESYSFAAERPNKLALKSKKADGSTLISNGEKLYRLDAKKGMYTLGAAPASFSELDKSLVLVSFNQQQGLSIVGDALAGTALEKILANYGGIEYVGAEEVEGAKRHHLRVVDDGVHTDWWFSTDPAPHLLSVVPNVSEIAAKNGRKLPPGIELSLKVSFDHWAYGAAASADTFKIDPPSDATLVDDLEAPAAMTLVGKPAPAFEGKNLKGETVKLADLAGKIVVVDFWATWCPPCVAGLPKLAEMTAKHKADGVVFVAVNLQEEESIVKEFLALKKLDLNVVLDTDNKIMQKYKVEPVPQTVFIDRKGVVQVVHIGIGDIEEIPKQLEELIAGKDLATAGKKK
- a CDS encoding aspartate 1-decarboxylase, giving the protein MFRRMFKSKIHRAVVTGADLNYEGSLTIDSALLEAADILPNEAVHVWDVTNGVRLTTYAIAGERNSGMMCVNGAGAHLIKPGDIIIVATFVDLTDEEARRHKPSVIFVDEKNRQTEKK
- a CDS encoding addiction module protein, with amino-acid sequence MSPDVQSILQQALSLPPQEQWALIDALQTAAVESGGRPYDESWDEVVRQRSADFDAGQAQTYTWEEVQAELRRREQA